Genomic DNA from Candidatus Neomarinimicrobiota bacterium:
GTGGATGCTTTAAGCAGCATCATTCATAAGGACCACGCCCAGGCTCACGGCAAGGCTCTGTGTAAGAAGCTCAAGGAGGTGATCCACCGGCAGCAGTTTGAGGTCGTGATTCAGGCCGCCATCGGGAACCGGGTCATCGCGCGGGAAACCGTCCGACCGCTGAGGAAAAACGTCACGGCCAAGTGCTATGGCGGAGATATCACCCGCAAGCGGAAGCTGCTGGAGCGGCAGAGAGAAGGCAAAAAGCGGATGAAGCAGCTGGGCCGGGTTGAGATTCCACAGGAGGCCTTTCTCTCCATCATGGAAGTTGGGCACGGGGACTAGAAAACAGCGCTTGAATTGTTGCCTGTATCGCAGGCTGAAGGAGGCTGGCTGACCGCTCATGGCGTTTGACCGCCGGTACATCATTATTGGAGATGTACATGGCAACCTGGAGGGCATGGATCTTCTTCTTGAGAAAGCCGGCTACAAACCCACCGAAGATCGGCTGGTATTTGTAGGGGATTACAATGACCACCTCTCTTACAGCGACTTTTCGGTCATGAGGTTGATTGATCGGCTGATAGGGCTCTACGAACGCTCACCGGATAACATCTTTTTCATTCGTGGTAACCACGATCTCTGGTTTGCTGAGTGGCTACTCAACGGCGGTGTACCCCCGGAGATCTGGTATGTCCAGGGTGGCAGGGAAACCCTCGCCTCCTATGGCATCGTAAGCGTGCAGGGCACGCAGGACGAACGCGAGAAAGTCCCCCGGTCGCATCAGGACTTTATCTGCAACCATGTGGATCAATACTACCTGGATGAGCGGGTGTTGGTTATTCATGGTGGTTTTACCTCCGAGAGGCAAATGCAGGTGATAGCTGCGGGCGGGGAGTTGAGTGACGAAGATCTGGAAATGATCGTCTGGGATCGCTACTTTATTTTTACCGCCAATGATTCCGTGCATTCCCTTTATCGGCAGTATTTCGCCGATCGCTATCTGGTAACGGGGCATACCCCGGAAGGACCGTTCGTCAATCCCCGCAATACCAAATGGATGTTGATTAATTGCGCGAGCAGGGGTGAGAATCTGTGCGCGGTGATCATTGAGGATGACCAGAGTTATACTTTCATTCGCACCTGATCTTGGGCAGCAGGTGCGCGGCGAGTTACTTCCGGGGACTTAAAACATTGTACATGGAATCTGGATTACGGGACCGGGCATGAGCAGCCACTGGCGCGATTATCCTCACCTTTCCCGCACTCCCTGGTACAGCCTGGTGTTTATTCTGCCGCTGGTAGCCATTTATGAAGTACTGGCACTGGTGGTCAATTGGGAATCGGAACTGCAGCTGCGCAATGGAGCCGATGTTCTCCTGCGGCAGCTGCTGGGAATTTGTGGGCTGACCGCCCCCTATATTATGGGCCTGCTTTTGGCTGCTGCTGTGGTCGCAGCCTGGCTCTGGCAGCGCCAGAGATACGGCACCACCCGGGTAGCTGGCGTCCACCTGGTCGCTATGTTGGCCGAGAGCCTCCTTTGGGCTGGTGTCCTCCTGGTATCCCTCTCAGCGGTTGACCAGCTGCTGATTGTTGCCACCTCTGATACGGTCTTGCGGACGGCGTTCCTGGCAGTGGGCGCGGGCATCTATGAAGAAGGGGTGTTCCGGCTGGTACTCATCAGCGGCACGGCGATGTTCTTCCAGCGCGTCATGAACTGGCAGCGACAAGTCGCCTGGGGAGTGGCAATAGGGTTAGCTGCGGTGTTATTTTCCCTCTTCCACTATGTGGGTCCCGCCGGTGAAATATTCACCTGGAACTCCTTCGGTTATCGGAGCGTAGCAGGGGTTATATTGGGTTTGTTGTTCACCCTCCGGGGATTCGGTATTACCGTCTATGCTCACACTGTCTATGACCTGCTGGTTCTGGGATTTCAAACGGTGGGATGAGGAAGGGAACTGGATCATGTGCTCACGTAAATGTAGCATGACTATGTTTGGGCGGGTGGTTTGTATACTGATCTTTTCGGGATCAACCGGCCTTACAGCCCAGGAATCCAGTCCCTATAAGAGCTTTGATGTGATGATTCTGCCCGAGTATGAGCATCCTGGCGTAGAGATCAGAGTGAAGGGGGAGGTGCAGCCGGGCCAATACCCCCGTTATCTGGAAATGGAGGTCCCTCCCAATACCCCGGTAGCCCTGGTTTCCAGGTCCGGCCCGCAGGGGGAACCGGTCAGCGAACGCATCGCAACCCGTACGGCCGATGGCAAAACCTATCTGCCCATAGATGTCAGTGAGGCCTGGTTCTTTGTGCGGTATTTTTTCAACCCGTTCGAGAGCGAAGGTGGCGCTCGGACGTTCACCTACCACCTGTCCACCAACGAAGTGCTGCCGGAGTTTCACATCATTATTCTGCAGCCGGTTGCCGCGCAAAATTTCCAGCATTCATTGGCTGAGGCTGACGAACAGGTGGATGAATTCGGCCTGCTGTATTATCGGCAGCACCTTCATGGATTACAGCCCGGGACCGGCTATCCTGTAACAGTCAGTTACGAAAATCCCAGCAACGTCCTCACTGTGGCCGAATTGCAGGCCAGAATGGAGCAGCTGCAGGCGGGGGGTGAAGCCGGTCGCCCTGCAATCGGTAGTCAGCCCTCGAACTTGACTACTGTCCTTCTGACAGTGATCCTGTTGGCTGTAGGTATCTTTATCATTAAAAGCGTGTGGGGCAGTCGCAGAGCAATGGCAGAAGCTACTTCTGCTCAAAAGGCCCGAGGCGGCGCGGCACTGGTGAAAAAGGGTCCCCGAATGGGCACTGGCAAAGGCCGATTCTGTGCCAGCTGTGGTAGTCTGCGACGGCCGGGGGCCCGGTTCTGCTTTAACTGCGGAAAGGAATTCTAATGTACCCTGAACTTCTCCACCTCGGGCCGTTCACTATTTCTTCCTATGGTTTCATGATGGTAGTGGCCTTCATCACGGCCTACATTTTACTAACCCGCGATGGTAAGCGCTTGGGCTGGCCGCCGGAGCTGGCCCAGGATATTGTCTTCTGGGCTGCTATTGGTGGCATTCTCGGGTCCAAGATATACTATTTGATCGAAAACATCGGTCGTGGGTCCGGGGAGAACCTGGCCGGCCTGTGGAATATTATCGCCGGCATTTTTACGCTCAGCCCTCAACGCATTGCTGAG
This window encodes:
- a CDS encoding metallophosphoesterase, which produces MAFDRRYIIIGDVHGNLEGMDLLLEKAGYKPTEDRLVFVGDYNDHLSYSDFSVMRLIDRLIGLYERSPDNIFFIRGNHDLWFAEWLLNGGVPPEIWYVQGGRETLASYGIVSVQGTQDEREKVPRSHQDFICNHVDQYYLDERVLVIHGGFTSERQMQVIAAGGELSDEDLEMIVWDRYFIFTANDSVHSLYRQYFADRYLVTGHTPEGPFVNPRNTKWMLINCASRGENLCAVIIEDDQSYTFIRT
- a CDS encoding type II CAAX prenyl endopeptidase Rce1 family protein; protein product: MSSHWRDYPHLSRTPWYSLVFILPLVAIYEVLALVVNWESELQLRNGADVLLRQLLGICGLTAPYIMGLLLAAAVVAAWLWQRQRYGTTRVAGVHLVAMLAESLLWAGVLLVSLSAVDQLLIVATSDTVLRTAFLAVGAGIYEEGVFRLVLISGTAMFFQRVMNWQRQVAWGVAIGLAAVLFSLFHYVGPAGEIFTWNSFGYRSVAGVILGLLFTLRGFGITVYAHTVYDLLVLGFQTVG